A single Desulfobaculum xiamenense DNA region contains:
- a CDS encoding cyclic nucleotide-binding domain-containing protein, which yields MDKFQWTNVALFADFPPEELERVKPIFSTFSVDKGEKLIAEGDTGDEMYILVKGRVRITKSMLIKGMSVPLEELKDPRKVLATLDGALCPLFGEMALIDRDTRSATVETLEPCEFLRTDRARFFDLLEREPIIGVRLLTALSKRLAATVRKNNSELIKLTTALALALSRA from the coding sequence ATGGACAAATTCCAGTGGACGAACGTCGCCCTGTTCGCGGACTTCCCGCCCGAGGAGCTCGAACGCGTCAAGCCCATCTTCTCCACCTTCAGCGTGGACAAGGGCGAGAAGCTCATCGCCGAAGGCGACACCGGTGACGAAATGTACATTCTTGTAAAAGGACGCGTACGCATCACCAAGTCCATGCTCATCAAGGGCATGAGCGTCCCGCTGGAGGAGCTCAAGGACCCGCGCAAGGTGCTGGCCACCCTCGACGGCGCACTGTGCCCGCTATTCGGGGAAATGGCGCTCATCGACCGCGACACCCGCTCCGCCACGGTGGAGACCCTCGAACCCTGCGAATTCCTGCGCACGGACCGCGCCCGGTTCTTCGACCTGCTGGAGCGCGAACCGATCATCGGCGTGCGCCTGCTCACCGCGCTGTCGAAGCGTCTGGCGGCCACGGTGCGCAAAAACAACTCGGAACTCATCAAGCTGACCACGGCCCTCGCCCTTGCGCTCAGCCGCGCGTAA
- a CDS encoding potassium channel family protein, which produces MTTTRTAFRNPFHKLLLFIALLLCLSSVGFYLIELRPQGRDDFLSAVWWAVVTLTTVGYGDLVPATTEGRILGLLVMISGIGMVSTLTGNLASLIVERHAKRRKGLLKVNLSGHVIIVGWNSYAPNLVRTLKETGVLRGSELTLVNNLPAEEREALAFQLEMENRLHFVYGDPTHENVIHRASPTQARVVYILSQAGMPPQDADQQNLYAALIVRGLAPKAKIYAEVMLAENYTHLLRAGVDEIVARGEMTSLILGLMGATPSVWPFLQRLVGVQGPGCLDYRALSADERRMNWGELVATRQTGAGELPLALCKESRDLNLKDMLDEGSALDQFILELFTATGQQTSLGQSGPDILVNPEQAQPLADYDGILFLKPAASGG; this is translated from the coding sequence ATGACGACCACGAGGACGGCGTTTAGGAATCCATTCCACAAGCTCCTGCTGTTCATCGCCCTGCTCCTGTGCCTGAGTTCGGTGGGCTTCTACCTCATCGAACTCAGGCCGCAGGGCCGCGACGACTTTCTGAGCGCCGTATGGTGGGCGGTGGTCACGCTGACCACCGTCGGCTACGGCGACCTCGTGCCCGCCACAACCGAGGGACGGATTCTGGGCCTTCTGGTCATGATCTCTGGAATCGGCATGGTCTCCACGCTCACGGGCAACCTCGCCTCGCTCATCGTGGAGCGCCATGCCAAACGCCGCAAGGGGCTGCTCAAGGTGAACCTCTCCGGACACGTCATCATCGTCGGCTGGAACTCCTACGCGCCCAACCTCGTCCGCACGCTCAAGGAAACAGGCGTGCTGCGTGGGTCCGAACTCACCCTCGTCAACAACCTCCCCGCCGAAGAACGCGAGGCGCTGGCCTTTCAGCTCGAAATGGAAAACCGCCTGCACTTCGTCTACGGCGACCCCACCCACGAAAACGTCATCCACCGCGCAAGCCCCACGCAGGCCCGCGTGGTCTACATCCTGAGTCAGGCGGGCATGCCCCCGCAGGACGCGGACCAACAGAACCTCTACGCCGCGCTCATCGTGCGCGGGCTGGCCCCCAAGGCGAAAATCTACGCCGAGGTCATGCTCGCGGAGAACTACACCCACCTCCTGCGCGCAGGTGTGGACGAAATCGTAGCGCGCGGCGAGATGACCTCCCTCATCCTCGGACTGATGGGCGCGACGCCCTCGGTGTGGCCCTTCCTCCAGCGGCTGGTGGGCGTGCAGGGGCCGGGTTGTCTCGACTACCGGGCACTCTCGGCGGACGAACGTCGCATGAACTGGGGCGAGCTCGTCGCGACCCGGCAGACTGGCGCCGGGGAACTGCCCCTTGCCCTGTGCAAGGAATCCAGGGACCTAAACCTCAAGGACATGCTCGACGAAGGCTCCGCGCTGGACCAGTTCATCCTCGAACTGTTCACCGCCACGGGGCAGCAGACCTCCCTCGGCCAGAGCGGTCCGGACATCCTCGTCAATCCAGAACAGGCCCAGCCGCTGGCGGACTACGACGGCATTCTGTTCCTCAAGCCCGCGGCGAGCGGGGGCTGA
- a CDS encoding triose-phosphate isomerase: MPFLHFNRPTNMALQNPDKPELFRDNFPYTKIGRVNFDDHFLIPRPAEPMFITDTTFRDGQQARPPYTVAQIATIFDFLHKLGGHSGLIRQSEFFLYSKKDRKAVEACMAKDYKFPEVTGWIRANADDLRLVKEMGLHETGMLTSVSDYHIYMKLGKDRQQAMNDYLAIVEKALEWGIVPRCHFEDVTRADIMGFCVPFAARLMELASESGLPVKIRLCDTLGFGVPYPGAALPRSVARIVRAFTDHAGVPSQWLEWHGHNDFHKVLVNAATAWLYGCSGANGTLLGFGERTGNAPLEALVIEYISLTGEDDAAVTETISEIGDYFARELDYHIPENYPFVGRDFNATSAGIHVDGLIKNEEIYNIFDTTKILRRPVPIIITDKTGKAGVAYWINQHLDLSGEDRIDKRHPTVAAIAEHIARAYEGGRTTHFSNKEMKALVKRYLPELFPSEFDHLKRIAHKLAARIIEKLSTQCEIRSMDADNVERCMDGFLTEYPFIQYMYLIDTTGHLTASAVCHDEDRPKYKTYDYTTDFSGREWFTVPMRTGKLHVTDFYKSHFTGKLCLTVSTPVDDEDLEIQGILGADIRFEELLRRHEALAMEDDDHEDGV; encoded by the coding sequence ATGCCGTTCCTCCACTTCAACCGGCCCACGAACATGGCTCTGCAAAACCCGGACAAGCCCGAGCTTTTCAGGGACAATTTCCCCTACACCAAGATCGGCCGCGTGAACTTCGACGACCACTTTCTCATTCCGCGTCCTGCGGAACCGATGTTCATCACCGACACCACCTTCCGCGACGGCCAGCAGGCCAGACCGCCCTACACCGTCGCCCAGATCGCAACCATCTTCGACTTCCTGCACAAGCTCGGCGGGCACTCCGGCCTCATCCGCCAAAGCGAGTTCTTCCTGTACTCCAAGAAGGACCGTAAGGCCGTGGAAGCCTGCATGGCCAAGGACTACAAGTTCCCCGAGGTCACGGGCTGGATCCGCGCCAACGCAGACGACCTGAGGCTGGTGAAGGAAATGGGCCTTCACGAGACGGGCATGCTGACCTCCGTGTCGGACTACCACATCTATATGAAGCTCGGGAAAGACCGCCAGCAGGCCATGAACGACTATCTGGCCATCGTGGAGAAGGCGCTGGAATGGGGCATCGTGCCGCGCTGCCACTTCGAGGACGTCACCCGCGCAGACATCATGGGCTTCTGCGTGCCCTTTGCCGCAAGGCTGATGGAACTGGCCAGCGAAAGCGGCCTGCCCGTGAAGATTCGCCTGTGCGACACCCTCGGCTTCGGCGTGCCCTACCCCGGCGCGGCGCTGCCGCGCTCCGTGGCGCGCATCGTGCGGGCCTTCACGGACCACGCGGGCGTGCCTAGCCAGTGGCTGGAGTGGCACGGTCACAACGACTTCCACAAGGTGCTCGTCAACGCCGCCACGGCGTGGCTCTACGGCTGCTCCGGGGCCAACGGCACCCTGCTCGGCTTCGGCGAGCGCACGGGCAACGCCCCGCTGGAGGCGCTGGTCATCGAATACATCTCGCTCACCGGCGAGGACGACGCCGCCGTCACCGAGACCATCTCCGAAATAGGCGACTACTTCGCCCGCGAGCTGGACTACCACATCCCGGAAAACTATCCCTTCGTGGGGCGCGACTTCAACGCCACCAGTGCGGGCATCCACGTGGACGGCCTCATCAAGAACGAGGAAATCTACAACATCTTCGACACCACCAAGATCCTGCGCCGCCCCGTGCCCATCATCATCACGGACAAGACGGGCAAGGCGGGCGTGGCCTACTGGATCAATCAGCATCTCGACCTCTCGGGCGAGGACCGCATCGACAAGCGCCACCCCACCGTGGCGGCCATCGCCGAACACATCGCCCGCGCCTACGAGGGCGGACGCACCACGCACTTCTCCAACAAGGAAATGAAGGCGCTGGTGAAGCGCTACCTGCCCGAGCTGTTCCCCTCGGAATTCGACCACCTCAAGCGCATCGCCCACAAGCTGGCCGCGCGCATCATCGAGAAGCTCTCCACCCAGTGCGAGATCCGCAGCATGGACGCGGACAACGTGGAGCGCTGCATGGACGGATTCCTCACCGAGTACCCGTTCATCCAGTACATGTACCTCATCGACACCACGGGCCATCTCACCGCCAGCGCCGTCTGCCACGACGAGGACCGGCCCAAATACAAGACCTACGACTACACCACCGACTTCTCGGGCCGTGAATGGTTCACCGTGCCCATGCGCACCGGCAAGCTGCACGTGACGGACTTCTACAAGTCCCACTTCACGGGCAAGCTGTGCCTCACCGTGTCCACCCCGGTGGACGACGAGGATCTGGAAATCCAGGGCATCCTCGGCGCGGACATCCGCTTCGAGGAACTGCTGAGACGCCACGAGGCGCTGGCAATGGAGGATGACGACCACGAGGACGGCGTTTAG
- a CDS encoding DNA topoisomerase 3 produces the protein MARTLIVAEKPSVAREIAKVLGVNSRRGDGYLADARHVVTWAVGHLVNIAEPEEQDPAWAGRWSMNQLPMIPRKFKLAVLESSARQFAVVRSLMNADDVEEVINATDAGREGELIFRRIYLMAGCSKPIRRLWANDMTEQGLRRALEGTVPGEKKRNLGLAAFARAEADWLIGMNYSRLFTLKDRQLITVGRVQTPVLRLLVDRRREIENFTVQDYWTVEATMEREGESFSATWHRPPEFRETRVDVEAEASAIADKCRGREGVVDSTKSQQRQQAAPLPFDLTTLQREANSRYGLSAKDTLTIAQALYEQKKLLTYPRTDSRYLTTDLFAECLSHLRAVYHLFPDIAADAATRITEAGDAGAKRFACVNDKKVSDHHAIIPTARKADRNALSENEWRVYEMVCRRFIAAFLPPVKFAASTVWVVVEEERFKATGKVFSDRGWLAAEPWRTAADNPLPRLRKGSRVTVTELESRKHQTKPPAHYTDASLLAAMETAGKLVDDEELREAMKERGLGTPATRAQIIETLLSRKYVEKDGKKLVATDTGCHAVDLISAHLPDVTSAELTGDWEKKLGDIERGSFSYGEFMQAVRESVWRNVHAIRNHRAFDRDGFPVAPPRMGAPVASAPNPATPPSPAPPAAPTPAPVRYDADGFPIEDTPREAPRHAGEVMGVCPLCGRKVLEQPDVYECEGTLAGECSFGIKRRMFGGEILPNQMRDLLDKGRTFKRGRFVSREGKRFNANLRLTDGRLDLFFED, from the coding sequence GTGGCACGGACACTCATCGTAGCGGAAAAGCCCTCGGTGGCGCGCGAAATCGCCAAGGTTCTCGGCGTGAACTCCCGGCGGGGCGACGGCTATCTCGCCGACGCCCGGCACGTGGTCACCTGGGCCGTGGGGCATTTGGTGAACATCGCCGAACCCGAGGAACAGGACCCGGCGTGGGCCGGACGCTGGAGCATGAACCAGCTCCCGATGATTCCCCGCAAATTCAAGCTGGCCGTCCTTGAAAGTTCGGCGCGGCAGTTCGCGGTGGTCCGTTCCCTCATGAACGCCGACGACGTCGAGGAGGTCATAAACGCCACCGACGCCGGGCGCGAAGGCGAGCTTATCTTTCGGCGCATCTACCTGATGGCCGGATGCTCCAAGCCCATCCGCCGCCTGTGGGCCAACGACATGACCGAGCAGGGCCTGCGCCGAGCGCTGGAGGGCACCGTCCCCGGCGAGAAGAAGCGCAACCTCGGGCTGGCCGCCTTTGCCCGCGCCGAGGCGGATTGGCTCATCGGCATGAACTATTCCCGCCTGTTCACGCTCAAGGACCGCCAGCTCATCACCGTGGGCCGTGTGCAGACTCCGGTTCTGCGCCTTTTGGTGGATCGCCGCCGCGAGATCGAAAACTTCACGGTGCAGGACTACTGGACCGTTGAGGCCACCATGGAGCGCGAGGGCGAGTCCTTCTCCGCCACATGGCATCGGCCGCCAGAATTTCGCGAAACCCGCGTGGACGTCGAGGCCGAGGCCTCGGCCATCGCTGACAAGTGTCGCGGCCGCGAGGGCGTGGTGGACAGCACCAAGAGCCAGCAGCGCCAGCAGGCCGCGCCACTGCCCTTCGACCTGACCACCCTCCAGCGCGAGGCCAACTCGCGCTACGGGCTGTCGGCCAAGGACACGCTGACCATCGCGCAGGCCCTCTACGAGCAGAAGAAACTCCTGACCTACCCGCGTACCGATTCGCGCTACCTGACCACGGACCTCTTCGCGGAGTGTCTGTCGCATCTGCGCGCGGTCTACCATCTGTTCCCGGACATTGCCGCCGACGCCGCCACGCGCATCACCGAGGCAGGCGACGCCGGAGCCAAGCGCTTCGCCTGCGTCAACGATAAGAAGGTCTCCGATCACCACGCCATCATTCCCACGGCGCGCAAGGCCGATCGCAACGCCCTTTCCGAAAACGAATGGCGCGTATACGAGATGGTCTGCCGCCGGTTCATCGCCGCCTTCCTGCCGCCCGTGAAGTTCGCCGCCAGCACCGTGTGGGTTGTGGTGGAGGAGGAACGCTTCAAGGCCACCGGAAAGGTCTTTAGCGATCGGGGCTGGCTCGCCGCCGAGCCGTGGCGTACAGCCGCCGACAATCCGCTGCCCCGCCTGCGCAAGGGCTCCCGCGTCACGGTCACGGAACTCGAATCCCGCAAGCATCAGACCAAGCCCCCGGCGCACTACACCGACGCCTCGCTCCTTGCGGCCATGGAAACCGCAGGCAAGCTGGTGGACGACGAGGAGTTGCGCGAGGCCATGAAGGAGCGCGGTCTCGGTACTCCGGCCACCCGCGCCCAGATCATCGAGACCCTGCTTTCCCGCAAATACGTGGAGAAGGACGGCAAGAAGCTCGTGGCCACGGACACCGGCTGCCACGCCGTGGATCTTATTTCCGCCCATCTGCCCGACGTCACCTCCGCCGAACTCACCGGCGACTGGGAGAAGAAGCTCGGCGATATTGAGCGCGGCTCATTCAGCTATGGCGAATTCATGCAGGCCGTGCGCGAGAGCGTGTGGCGCAACGTGCACGCCATTCGCAATCATCGCGCCTTCGACCGTGACGGCTTCCCCGTGGCTCCGCCGCGGATGGGCGCTCCCGTCGCATCGGCGCCGAACCCTGCGACACCACCATCCCCCGCGCCGCCTGCCGCGCCGACACCCGCTCCCGTGCGCTACGACGCCGACGGCTTCCCCATCGAGGACACCCCGCGCGAGGCTCCTCGCCACGCTGGCGAGGTCATGGGCGTGTGCCCCCTGTGCGGGCGCAAGGTCCTTGAACAGCCGGACGTCTACGAATGCGAGGGGACGCTCGCCGGAGAATGCTCCTTCGGCATCAAGCGCCGCATGTTCGGCGGCGAAATCCTCCCCAACCAGATGCGCGACCTCCTCGACAAGGGCCGCACCTTCAAGCGCGGACGCTTCGTCTCCCGCGAGGGCAAGCGCTTCAACGCCAATCTTCGTCTCACCGACGGCCGACTCGACCTGTTCTTCGAGGATTAG
- a CDS encoding biotin transporter BioY, which produces MNAPDEFGTLESLHKLVWTAMLAATISIGAYLHFPIGPVPFSMQPFFVFLAGYILGPVHGAFCVALYIGAGAIGLPVFAGGNAGFAYLLGPTGGYLAGFAAAATLCGMTTRNGDTPQWLPGLAWGALALAATYGIGAWRLAAALDMPWAKAIAIGVAPFILPDAVKIVAALACARFMRQRGLLRL; this is translated from the coding sequence ATGAACGCACCAGACGAGTTCGGAACCCTCGAATCCCTCCACAAGCTGGTGTGGACCGCCATGCTCGCGGCCACCATCTCCATCGGCGCGTACCTACACTTCCCCATCGGGCCTGTGCCCTTCTCCATGCAGCCCTTTTTCGTCTTCCTCGCGGGCTACATCCTCGGCCCGGTGCACGGCGCGTTCTGCGTCGCCCTCTACATCGGCGCGGGGGCCATCGGCCTGCCCGTCTTCGCCGGCGGCAACGCCGGCTTCGCCTACCTCCTCGGCCCCACCGGCGGCTACCTCGCCGGTTTCGCCGCAGCCGCCACCCTGTGTGGCATGACCACCCGAAACGGCGACACGCCGCAATGGCTCCCCGGCCTCGCCTGGGGAGCGCTCGCCCTCGCCGCCACCTACGGCATCGGCGCATGGCGACTCGCCGCCGCCCTCGACATGCCGTGGGCCAAGGCCATCGCCATCGGCGTCGCCCCCTTCATCCTCCCCGACGCAGTCAAGATCGTCGCCGCGCTGGCCTGCGCACGCTTCATGCGCCAGCGTGGACTCCTACGTCTGTAA
- the bioB gene encoding biotin synthase BioB — translation MTFRELADRVLSGIPLSDDDVATVAHATGTDVDDLCAQALRVKEHVFANRVSLCSIINAKSGRCSEDCRFCAQSSHHATQSPHYPFVGAKRILEAAQAMKAAGASRFSVVTSGKGLSDADFDELLDTVRGIRALGLAADASVGILAPERFAALKRAGLSGYHHNLETARSFFPAICTTHDYDEDVQTVRDAMAAGLYVCSGGLFGMGESWAQRAELARTLAELGVPSVPVNFLHPIPGTPLATRPVLSPEEAAKIVALLRLMLPDRHIRICGGRPTVFGEDRMRVLRCGASGLMIGDYLTVKGNAVAADLADLQAMGLEAENR, via the coding sequence ATGACATTCCGAGAACTCGCGGACCGGGTGCTCTCCGGCATCCCGCTGTCCGATGACGACGTAGCCACCGTTGCGCACGCAACAGGAACGGACGTGGACGACCTCTGCGCGCAGGCGCTGCGGGTCAAGGAGCACGTCTTCGCCAACCGCGTCAGCCTGTGCTCCATCATCAACGCCAAGAGCGGACGCTGCTCCGAGGACTGCCGCTTCTGCGCCCAGTCCTCGCACCACGCCACGCAGAGCCCCCACTATCCCTTCGTCGGCGCAAAGCGCATCCTCGAAGCCGCGCAGGCCATGAAGGCCGCCGGGGCCAGCCGCTTCAGCGTGGTCACCAGCGGCAAAGGGCTCTCCGACGCGGACTTCGACGAACTGCTCGACACCGTGCGCGGCATCCGCGCCCTCGGCCTCGCTGCGGACGCCAGCGTGGGCATTCTTGCGCCGGAACGGTTCGCCGCATTGAAACGCGCCGGGCTTTCGGGCTATCATCATAATCTGGAGACGGCCCGCAGCTTCTTCCCCGCCATCTGCACCACCCACGACTACGACGAGGACGTGCAGACCGTGCGCGACGCCATGGCCGCAGGGCTCTACGTTTGCTCCGGCGGACTGTTCGGCATGGGCGAAAGCTGGGCGCAACGCGCCGAACTGGCCAGAACGCTTGCCGAACTGGGCGTGCCCTCGGTGCCGGTGAACTTCCTGCATCCCATCCCCGGCACCCCGCTGGCCACGCGCCCCGTGCTCTCCCCGGAGGAAGCCGCCAAGATCGTCGCGCTCCTGCGGCTCATGCTCCCGGACCGTCACATCCGCATCTGCGGTGGGCGGCCCACCGTCTTCGGCGAGGACCGCATGCGCGTGCTACGCTGCGGCGCAAGCGGACTCATGATCGGCGACTACCTCACCGTGAAGGGCAACGCCGTCGCCGCCGACCTCGCCGACCTACAGGCCATGGGCCTCGAAGCGGAGAACCGATGA
- a CDS encoding helix-hairpin-helix domain-containing protein, whose protein sequence is MTATLKDLQRIPGVGPSLARDLADLGYRGVDELSGHDPQRMYERLMELRGQHIDRCVLYVFRLAVYFAEGGREPDRLKWWNWKDSKTS, encoded by the coding sequence ATGACCGCAACGCTCAAGGACCTGCAACGCATACCCGGCGTGGGGCCAAGCCTCGCCCGCGACCTCGCCGACCTCGGCTATCGCGGCGTGGACGAGCTATCCGGCCACGATCCGCAGCGGATGTACGAGCGGCTCATGGAGCTGCGCGGCCAGCACATCGACCGCTGCGTCCTCTACGTCTTCCGCCTCGCCGTATACTTCGCCGAGGGCGGACGCGAACCCGACCGCCTCAAGTGGTGGAACTGGAAGGACTCCAAGACATCATGA
- the cbiE gene encoding precorrin-6y C5,15-methyltransferase (decarboxylating) subunit CbiE, translated as MTIHIVGLGQNPENIPDNSRTLIDMAQVLCATQDDLACFDDHPAEKIPLDAPIDEVCAQLSARQSDGLEVVVLTGGDPLFFGIAEALVDRLGADETRVHPGVTIVQTAAARLRIPWQDVRTVSLGGQDDNQPLFSALLQSRWVAVYTDARNIPSAIAQSILDKSGDTHRMWVLEDLEDDRERIDRYTLGEARKKSFSPRSIVMLERVAQPEVPLGLGTPDDLFMRETGLITKGPARAVAIAALRLRPESVLWDLGAGCGALGIEASSVAYNGRVFCVEKNANRVAMIRENIRRTGAYLAEIVHGTMPGCLPDLPDPDRVFIGGGLTQDADTLLGVVCARLRPGGRLVAHAVLLDTLTRARQILDECDWPYSVTLIQAGESAPLAGDLRIAAHNPVFALIADKPDA; from the coding sequence ATGACCATCCACATCGTCGGCCTCGGCCAGAATCCCGAGAACATCCCGGACAACTCGCGCACCCTCATCGACATGGCACAGGTGCTGTGCGCGACACAGGACGACCTCGCCTGCTTCGACGACCACCCCGCCGAAAAGATTCCCCTCGACGCGCCCATCGACGAGGTCTGCGCCCAGCTCTCGGCACGCCAGTCCGACGGGCTGGAGGTGGTGGTGCTCACCGGCGGCGACCCGCTGTTCTTCGGCATCGCCGAGGCTCTGGTGGATCGCCTCGGCGCGGACGAGACCCGCGTGCATCCCGGCGTAACCATCGTCCAGACCGCCGCCGCACGCCTGCGGATTCCGTGGCAGGACGTGCGCACCGTCAGCCTGGGCGGGCAGGACGACAACCAGCCCCTGTTCTCCGCCCTGCTCCAGTCGCGCTGGGTGGCCGTGTACACCGACGCCCGCAACATCCCCTCGGCCATCGCCCAAAGCATCCTCGACAAGAGCGGCGACACCCACCGCATGTGGGTCCTCGAAGACCTCGAAGACGACCGCGAGCGCATCGACCGCTACACCCTCGGCGAGGCCCGCAAGAAGAGCTTCTCCCCGCGCAGCATCGTCATGCTGGAACGCGTGGCCCAGCCCGAGGTGCCCCTCGGCCTCGGCACGCCGGACGACCTCTTCATGCGCGAGACGGGCCTCATCACCAAGGGCCCTGCGCGGGCCGTGGCCATCGCCGCCCTGCGCCTGCGCCCGGAATCCGTGCTGTGGGACCTCGGCGCGGGCTGCGGAGCCCTCGGCATCGAGGCCTCCAGCGTCGCCTACAACGGCCGCGTGTTCTGTGTGGAAAAAAACGCCAACCGCGTAGCCATGATCCGCGAAAACATCCGTCGCACCGGGGCCTACCTCGCGGAGATCGTCCACGGCACCATGCCCGGCTGCCTTCCGGACCTGCCCGACCCGGACCGCGTGTTCATCGGCGGCGGCCTCACGCAGGACGCGGACACGCTACTCGGAGTGGTCTGCGCGCGCCTGCGCCCCGGTGGCCGCCTCGTGGCGCACGCCGTGCTGCTCGACACCCTCACCCGCGCCCGGCAGATTCTCGACGAATGCGACTGGCCCTACTCCGTCACCCTCATTCAGGCCGGAGAATCCGCCCCGCTGGCCGGGGACCTGCGCATCGCCGCGCACAACCCCGTATTCGCCCTCATTGCCGACAAGCCTGACGCCTAG
- a CDS encoding ABC transporter ATP-binding protein encodes MTAIRARDLRFAYNGTPVLDGVSLDVPGGSLFTIIGPNGSGKSTLLRLLAGLLRPGAGRVLLGERDMARMTRSARARAIAMVPQTIPDSFPFTVEQTVLMARSARGGLLGIETAADREAARLAMRYTGIENLASRTLDRLSGGERQRAFIARAVCQETPIMILDEPTAALDYAHQTQVMDLLSRLARERGTTVVLVSHDLNLASLYADTLVLLASGRVVRSGAPEDVLRPEVLEPAYGCRLLIDTAPDTGRPRIIPLPGQRG; translated from the coding sequence ATGACGGCCATCCGCGCCCGCGACCTGCGCTTCGCCTACAACGGCACCCCCGTCCTCGACGGCGTGAGCCTCGACGTGCCCGGTGGTAGCCTGTTCACGATCATCGGCCCCAACGGCTCGGGCAAGAGCACGCTGCTGCGCCTTTTGGCCGGGTTGCTGCGCCCCGGCGCGGGGCGGGTGCTCCTCGGCGAGCGCGACATGGCGCGCATGACGCGCTCGGCGCGCGCCCGCGCCATCGCCATGGTCCCGCAGACCATCCCCGACAGCTTTCCCTTCACCGTGGAGCAGACCGTGCTCATGGCCCGCAGCGCCCGTGGGGGCCTCCTCGGCATCGAGACCGCCGCAGACCGCGAGGCCGCGCGCCTCGCCATGCGCTACACCGGCATCGAAAATCTCGCGTCCCGCACACTCGACCGCCTGAGCGGCGGCGAGCGTCAGCGTGCCTTCATCGCCCGCGCCGTGTGTCAGGAAACGCCGATCATGATCCTCGACGAACCCACCGCCGCGCTGGACTACGCGCACCAGACGCAGGTCATGGACCTGCTGTCCCGCCTCGCGCGGGAGCGGGGCACCACGGTGGTTCTCGTCTCCCACGATCTGAACCTCGCCTCCCTCTACGCGGACACGCTCGTGCTCCTCGCCTCGGGCCGGGTGGTCCGCAGCGGCGCACCCGAGGACGTCCTGCGCCCCGAAGTCCTCGAACCCGCCTACGGCTGCCGCCTACTCATCGACACCGCCCCGGACACGGGACGCCCGCGCATCATCCCCCTGCCCGGCCAACGCGGCTAG
- a CDS encoding FecCD family ABC transporter permease produces MRGAGTLSRIAGAILASSALLAAACALGLCAGSSGFDPQALAALFTGAEADPVTSAIILKLRLPRVLMAMAAGATLATGGLVMQALLRNPLAEPYILGVSGGAAVGAIAALILALSHTASMFAAFAGGVLTLLLVLCVARGRGLAGSDSLLLSGVMINAFCSALILFFVSMVPDDRASGVLHWLMGTVPAAGADRLALTASAVLPGLAVIFLLSHRMNLLTMGTDTARSLGVGVKRVSAALLLITTLMVSAVVCQTGLLGFVGLVVPHILRLVLGPDHRVLVPACALCGAAFMVICDTLARTLPAQGEMPVGVLTAMIGAPLFILLLRRSRQ; encoded by the coding sequence ATGCGCGGCGCAGGCACCCTGTCCCGCATTGCGGGGGCCATCCTCGCCTCGTCCGCGCTTCTGGCCGCGGCCTGCGCCCTCGGCCTGTGCGCCGGGTCCAGCGGCTTCGACCCGCAGGCGCTGGCCGCCCTGTTCACCGGCGCGGAGGCGGACCCGGTGACCTCGGCCATCATCCTCAAGCTGCGCCTGCCGCGCGTTCTCATGGCCATGGCCGCCGGAGCGACGCTGGCCACGGGCGGGCTGGTCATGCAGGCGCTGTTGCGCAATCCGCTGGCCGAACCGTACATCCTCGGCGTATCCGGCGGTGCCGCCGTGGGCGCCATCGCCGCACTCATCCTCGCCCTATCGCACACGGCCTCCATGTTCGCGGCCTTTGCCGGGGGCGTACTCACCCTGCTCCTCGTGCTCTGCGTGGCGCGGGGACGCGGGCTTGCCGGGTCCGATTCGCTCCTGCTCTCGGGCGTGATGATCAACGCCTTCTGCTCCGCCCTCATTTTGTTCTTCGTGTCCATGGTGCCAGACGACCGCGCCTCGGGCGTGCTGCACTGGCTCATGGGAACGGTGCCCGCCGCCGGGGCGGACAGGCTGGCCCTCACCGCCAGCGCCGTGCTGCCGGGCCTCGCCGTGATCTTCCTGCTCTCGCACCGCATGAATCTGCTCACCATGGGCACGGACACCGCGCGCTCCCTCGGCGTGGGCGTCAAGCGGGTGAGCGCTGCGCTGCTCCTCATCACCACGCTCATGGTCTCCGCCGTGGTCTGCCAGACCGGACTCCTCGGCTTCGTGGGCCTCGTGGTGCCGCACATTCTGCGCCTCGTGCTCGGGCCGGACCACCGCGTGCTCGTGCCCGCCTGCGCCCTGTGCGGCGCGGCGTTCATGGTCATCTGCGACACGCTGGCCCGCACCCTGCCCGCACAGGGCGAAATGCCCGTCGGCGTGCTCACGGCAATGATCGGCGCACCGCTGTTCATCCTGCTGCTGCGGAGAAGCCGCCAATGA